A genome region from Thermomonospora amylolytica includes the following:
- a CDS encoding SAF domain-containing protein gives MKGRTASPPKGGMNLWGRRLLRHRRPVAALLAVLSVAFAVAAVRSPGPAGVRVLVAARDLPAGTALQSGDLRPAVLPATVVPDGTIRARVTGRILAGPMRRGEIITDARTVGSRLLAGYGPDVVATPIRPADPGTVRLLRPGDRVDVLSSDAPADPADPGVSLDDLHPNAPTAHTRAEPEPPDPSADTSRPPVPPSNGAARARVVATAVPVIAVLREDPGTGEPGGLIMLATTREQSATLTAASGTRLAVALVTTPRTTGAHPPPP, from the coding sequence ATGAAAGGTCGCACGGCCTCTCCACCGAAAGGCGGCATGAACCTCTGGGGCAGGCGCTTACTGCGTCACCGGCGGCCGGTGGCGGCGCTGCTGGCGGTGCTGTCCGTGGCGTTCGCGGTGGCGGCCGTCCGGTCTCCCGGGCCGGCCGGCGTGCGGGTGCTCGTCGCGGCACGCGACCTGCCGGCGGGCACCGCGCTCCAGTCCGGCGACCTGCGCCCGGCCGTCCTGCCCGCCACGGTGGTTCCGGACGGGACGATCCGTGCGCGCGTCACGGGACGGATCCTCGCCGGCCCGATGAGACGCGGGGAGATCATCACCGATGCGCGCACGGTCGGCAGCCGGCTCCTGGCCGGGTACGGCCCGGATGTGGTGGCCACCCCGATACGCCCCGCCGACCCCGGCACGGTGCGTCTCCTGCGCCCCGGCGACCGGGTCGACGTCCTGTCCAGCGACGCCCCCGCCGATCCGGCCGACCCCGGTGTCAGCCTCGACGACCTGCATCCGAACGCACCCACCGCGCACACCCGGGCGGAGCCGGAGCCGCCGGATCCCTCCGCCGACACGTCCCGGCCTCCCGTTCCCCCATCGAACGGCGCGGCCCGGGCAAGGGTGGTCGCAACGGCCGTCCCAGTGATCGCGGTCCTCCGCGAGGACCCTGGAACAGGCGAGCCCGGCGGCCTGATCATGCTGGCCACCACCCGAGAACAGTCCGCCACCCTGACCGCCGCCTCAGGCACACGCCTCGCGGTCGCACTCGTGACCACCCCGCGCACCACCGGAGCACACCCCCCGCCTCCCTGA